One window of Erinaceus europaeus chromosome 6, mEriEur2.1, whole genome shotgun sequence genomic DNA carries:
- the HNRNPU gene encoding heterogeneous nuclear ribonucleoprotein U: MSSSPVNVKKLKVTELKEELKKRRLSDKGLKADLMERLQAALDDEAGGRPAMEPGNGSLDLGGDSAGHSGAGLEQEAATGGDEEEEEEEEGVAALDGDQMEVGEEEEAASEGENGDDQGFQEGEDELGEEEEAAGDENGHGEQQAQPPATPQQQPQQQRGATKEAAAKSGPTSLFALTVAPPGARQGQQQAGGDGKTEQKGGDKKRGVKRPREDHGRGYFEYIEENKYSRAKSPQPPVEEEDEHFDDTVVCLDTYNCDLHFKISRDRLSASSLTMESFAFLWAGGRASYGVSKGKVCFEMKVTEKIPVRHLYTKDIDIHEVRIGWSLTTSGMLLGEEEFSYGYSLKGIKTCNCETEDYGEKFDENDVITCFANFESEEVELSYAKNGQDLGVAFKISKEVLAGRPIFPHVLCHNCAVEFNFGQKEKPYFPIPEEYTFIQNVSLEDRVRGPKGPEEKKDCEVVMMIGLPGAGKTTWVTKHAAENPGKYNILGTNTIMDKMMVAGFKKQMADTGKLNTLLQRAPQCLGKFIEIAARKKRNFILDQTNVSAAAQRRKMCLFAGFQRKAVVVCPKDEDYKQRTQKKAEVEGKDLPEHAVLKMKGNFTLPEVAECFDEITYVELQKEEAQKLLEQYKEESKKALPPEKKQNTGSKKSNKNKSGKNQFNRGGHRGRGGFNMRGGNFRGGAPGNRGGYNRRGNMPQRGGGGGGSGGIGYPYPRGPIFPSRGGYSNRGNYNRGGMPNRGNYNQNFRGRGNNRGYKNQSQGYNQWQQGQFWGQKPWSQHYHQGYY; encoded by the exons ATGAGTTCCTCGCCTGTTAATGTAAAAAAGCTGAAGGTGACGGAGCTGAAGGAGGAGCTGAAGAAGCGGCGCCTCTCCGACAAGGGCCTCAAGGCCGACCTCATGGAGCGGCTCCAGGCCGCGCTGGACGACGAGGCCGGGGGCCGCCCCGCCATGGAGCCCGGGAACGGCAGCCTCGACCTGGGCGGGGATTCCGCCGGCCACTCCGGAGCGGGCCTGGAGCAGGAGGCCGCGACCGGCGGcgacgaggaggaagaggaggaggaggaaggggtcgCCGCCTTGGATGGCGACCAGATGGaggtaggggaggaggaggaggccgccTCGGAAGGCGAGAACGGCGACGACCAGGGCTTCCAGGAAGGCGAGGACGAGctcggggaggaggaggaagccgcGGGCGACGAGAACGGCCACGGCGAGCAGCAGGCTCAACCGCCGGCGACGCCGCAGCAACAGCCCCAGCAGCAGCGCGGGGCCACCAAGGAGGCCGCGGCGAAGAGCGGCCCCACCTCGCTTTTCGCGCTGACGGTGGCGCCGCCCGGGGCGAGGCAGGGCCAGCAGCAGGCGGGAG GAGACGGCAAAACAGAGCAGAAAGgcggagataaaaagagaggcgTTAAAAGACCTCGAGAAGATCATGGCCGTGGATATTTTGAGTACATTGAAGAGAACAAGTACAGCAG AGCCAAATCTCCTCAACCACCTGTTGAAGAAGAAGACGAACACTTCGATGACacggtggtttgtcttgatactT ATAATTGTGATCTACATTTTAAAATCTCGAGAGATCGCCTTAGTGCTTCTTCCCTTACCATGGAAAGTTTTGCTTTTCTTTGGGCTGGAGGAAGAGCATCTTATGGAGTGTCTAAAGGCAAAGTCTGTTTTGAGATGAAG GTTACAGAGAAGATCCCAGTAAGACACTTATATACAAAAGATATTGACATACATGAAGTTCGGATTGGCTGGTCACTAACCACAAGTGGAATGTTGCTTG GTGAAGAAGAATTTTCTTACGGATATtctttaaaaggaataaaaacttGCAACTGTGAGACTGAAGACTATGGAGAGAAGTTTGATGAAAATGATGTTATTACATGTTTTGCT AACTTTGAAAGTGAGGAAGTAGAACTCTCCTATGCTAAGAACGGACAAGATCTTGGTGTTGCCTTCAAAATAAGTAAGGAAGTTCTTGCTGGACGGCCGATCTTCCCACATGTTCTCTGCCACAACTGTGCAGTTGAATTTAACTTTGGTCAGAAGGAAAAGCCATATTTCCCAATTCCTGAAGAGTACACTTTTATCCAGAACGTCTCCCTAGAGGATAGAGTTAGAGGACCAAAAGGACCTGAGGAGAAGAAAGATTGTGAA gtTGTTATGATGATTGGCTTGCCAGGAGCTGGAAAAACTACCTGGGTTACTAAACATGCAGCAGAGAATCCTGGTAAATACAATATTCTTGGAACAAATACCATTATGGATAAAATGATG GTGGCAGGTTTTAAGAAGCAAATGGCCGATACTGGAAAATTGAACACATTGTTGCAGAGAGCTCCACAATGTCTTGGGAAGTTTATTGAGATTGCTGCCCGCAAGAAGCGGAATTTCATTCTGGATCAG acaaatgtGTCTGCTGCTGCCCAGAGGAGAAAAATGTGCCTCTTTGCTGGCTTCCAACGAAAGGCTGTGGTGGTTTGCCCAAAAGATGAAGACTATAAGCAAAGAACACAGAAAAAAGCAGAAGTAGAGGGGAAAGATCTCCCAGAACATGCAGTCCTCAAAATGAAAG GGAACTTTACTCTGCCAGAGGTAGCTGAGTGCTTTGATGAAATAACCTATGTTGAACTTCAGAAGGAAGAAGCCCAGAAACTTTTGGAGCAATataaagaagaaagcaaaaaagCTCTTCCACCAGAAAAGAAGCAGAACACTGGATCAAAGAagagcaataaaaacaagagcggCAAGAACCAATTTAATAGAGGCGGCCATAGAGGACGAGGTGGTTTTAACATGCGTGGTGGAAACTTCAGAGGAGGAG ctCCTGGTAACCGTGGTGGATATAATAGAAGGGGCAATATGCCAcagagaggtggtggtggtggtggaagcgGTGGAATTGGCTATCCATACCCTCGTGGCCCTATTTTCCCAAGCCGAGGTGGTTATTCAAACAGAGGGAACTACAACAGAGGTGGAATGCCCAACAGAGGGAACTACAACCAG AACTTCAGAGGACGAGGAAACAATCGTGGCTACAAAAATCAATCTCAGGGCTACAACCAGTGGCAGCAGGGT CAATTCTGGGGTCAGAAGCCATGGAGTCAGCATTATCACCAAGGATATTATTGA